The Actinomycetota bacterium DNA segment GCGCCAGCATGCCCGACCTCCCCTCCCGCGACGAGCTTGGCCGCCACCTGGTGACGGCCAGGATCGCCGGGTCGGTGCGGACGCCGGTCTGGGACGTGCTCCGCAAGGCCGGCCTGGTCGCCGCCGGCGACCCCGACCACTGCTTCGGGCTCTCGGGCATGCACCGGTACACCCAGGCGGAGGTGCTGGCCGAGGTCACCCGCCAGTTCGGCTGGACCCACACCCCGGGCGAGCCCGCCGACGGCCCCACCTGGATCGAGCCCGGCCCGCTGCTGGACGAGATCGACCGGGCCGCCGAGCGCCTGGCCAGGGCGGCCGCGGCCGGCGAGCACGTCCTGTTCGCCACC contains these protein-coding regions:
- a CDS encoding phosphatase — protein: MPDLPSRDELGRHLVTARIAGSVRTPVWDVLRKAGLVAAGDPDHCFGLSGMHRYTQAEVLAEVTRQFGWTHTPGEPADGPTWIEPGPLLDEIDRAAERLARAAAAGEHVLFATGHPTGMLGLYQQLAVAVREAGAKLSRPGDGLAFQFHGHRRRIIYTGWVAALA